The sequence GTTTCATGCAACTCTATTACCCATGCAAAGACCCTTCCTTTCTACCTTTTGAGAAATCCTTCTACCCTTCTCCAATAGGTACTCTCACTCTGAAAAACAATAACAAATGGATGATATTAGGAATAGCATATGGCAACGTTGCTTCAAAAttacatattcttttaatcGATTAATTGATCTCCAGCTGCATTGCATTTTCTGTTCTTTAACTTTAACTTCAACATGCATGctcacttatttattttatttttttttttttttttaattctagcTGATCAACGTAAATGCTATAACTCGTTGTTAGGGATTTTACGAGGGCGATCATTTGGAGGAGTGGTGGGATTTGTCCAACCTCTTTTAAGGTCAACATCGGCGGGAAGTTTCTGTTATGGCTTCTGCCCCACCGCCAGATTCTCCAGCTTCTCCACCACCTCCTCCCACGTCTACAGATTCACCACCTCCATCATCTCCTCCACCATCTTCACCCCCTCCATCCTCAGCACCCCCTCCGAATTCATCATCACCGCCCCCACCAAATAATGTCTCTCCACCACCACCGAACAATGCCTCCCCACCACCCCCAAGCGGCTCAAATTCTTCACCATCACCGCCAAATAATAACTCCAATGCTTCACCTCCACCACCTTCCTCTTCAAGCAATAATAATTCCTCACCTCCTCCGCCATCAAAAAATGACAATGGCGATGATAACAACAGACCACCACCTCCACCTCATTCATCATCCACTTCCCGTCACTCACCACCACCTCCACGATCAGTATCGCCTGGATCAAGAGATAGATCCTCAAATGAAGGTGGATCAAGTAGTGAAATTAACTTTGTCCCCGTTGTAGTTGGAGTTGTGGTTGGGGTGGCAGTATTGGTACTTCTTGGCTTGATTGCATGCATGTGtgcaagcaaaaagaaaaagaagagaatagAATATGATTACTACGCAGACCAAACTCCTGGAGGCAATGGTACGTATATACACTCGTGATAATTTGACATTGCTTTGTGCTGTACatatgtttttaaatttttccattccttttatttttaattattttctataattggttttttgttaatttaatattccagtaaattatatcttattaaaaatagaaaaatttaaatttaaattttcaaaaaggTAGGTCCCCCAGCAGCGCAAGCAGAGGAAATGATAAAATGTTGATCCAATTAATTATcttgtatttatatttcaatttaactaACAAACTAAAATGCATAAATAATCAATGGTATCGACCCAGTAAATGACAATATTTGTGATGCACAATTTGTATTTTGATCACATCATGTCAATATTCCTTTTTAAGttcttaattataagtttataATGAGTTAATGTCGATTTGCAACCCCACAGCTGgaaattatttcaattcttCAACTCAACCTGTTAATAATTGGCAAGCCGGGAGCCAAAAGGGTACTAATCTACCTCCACCTCCGGGTGTCTATGGAGGATGGCCATCACCGCCACCGCCACCGGGTCCACAAACACCACTACCTCTCGGTGCAATGACCAGTAGTGATCTGAGCTCTAATTTCTCTGGACCATATGGACCACCTTTGCCTCCTCCACATCCTTCTGTTGCTCTTGGATTCACCCAAAGTAGCTTCAGCTATGACGAACTAGCAGCGGTAACTGGAAATTTCTCTCAGGCTAATCTATTAGGCCAAGGAGGGTTCGGATATGTGCATAAAGGGGTATTGCCTAATGGGAAAGAAATCGCAGTTAAAAGTCTTAAAGCTGGCAGCGGACAAGGAGATAGGGAATTTCAAGCTGAAGTTGAGATTATTAGCCGTGTTCACCATCGCCACCTTGTTTCCCTTGTTGGCTACTGTATTGCAGGAGGCAAAAGACTGCTTGTTTATGAGTTCTTACCCAATTCAACTCTTGAATTTCATCTTTACGGTATTCTCTGAAAGCCCATTTGATTGTGGTTATTGTTAGGCCTTTTCATTTACAGCAGATGTTGCTAATGTTATATTCATAATGGATTTTTCAGGTAAGGGTCGCCCAACCATGGATTGGCCTACTAGGTTGAAAATTGCCTTGGGATCAGCCAGAGGACTTGCCTACTTACATGAAGACTGTAAGTCATCAATTCTGATCTATTCTTTTATCTATGTACCTACCATTTTATACAGTTGCGTAATGTTATTGATGCATGTTTGCAGGCCATCCGCGCATTATCCATCGAGACATTAAAGCTGCAAATATTTTACTTGATTACAATTTTGAAGCTAAGGTAAGCTTACCACTGGTTATGCTTGATCATTGATCTGCTTAAAACCTTTGGGATTGTTCAGATTTAATCATTTTAGATAatgattagatgatcataTGTTAAATTACAATCAGGTGGCGGATTTTGGATTGGCTAAGCTGTCTAATGACAATAACACTCATGTGTCAACTCGTGTCATGGGAACTTTTGGGTGAGAATCTTTCTGTAATACCGTTCCATTTTAAGTCTCATAAttacattcattttaatttactttagtTTCATTATTAGTAAACGTAATTTTGATGAGGAAGATTTTGATTTATGCGATTTCCACTGCAGGTACTTGGCTCCC comes from Ricinus communis isolate WT05 ecotype wild-type chromosome 5, ASM1957865v1, whole genome shotgun sequence and encodes:
- the LOC8271411 gene encoding putative proline-rich receptor-like protein kinase PERK6 — translated: MASAPPPDSPASPPPPPTSTDSPPPSSPPPSSPPPSSAPPPNSSSPPPPNNVSPPPPNNASPPPPSGSNSSPSPPNNNSNASPPPPSSSSNNNSSPPPPSKNDNGDDNNRPPPPPHSSSTSRHSPPPPRSVSPGSRDRSSNEGGSSSEINFVPVVVGVVVGVAVLVLLGLIACMCASKKKKKRIEYDYYADQTPGGNAGNYFNSSTQPVNNWQAGSQKGTNLPPPPGVYGGWPSPPPPPGPQTPLPLGAMTSSDLSSNFSGPYGPPLPPPHPSVALGFTQSSFSYDELAAVTGNFSQANLLGQGGFGYVHKGVLPNGKEIAVKSLKAGSGQGDREFQAEVEIISRVHHRHLVSLVGYCIAGGKRLLVYEFLPNSTLEFHLYGKGRPTMDWPTRLKIALGSARGLAYLHEDCHPRIIHRDIKAANILLDYNFEAKVADFGLAKLSNDNNTHVSTRVMGTFGYLAPEYASSGKLTDKSDVFSFGVMLLELITGRRPVDLTSDMDESLVDWARPICASALENGDFSELADPRLEGNYDPAEMARMVACAGAAVRHSARRRAKMSQIVRALEGDVSLEHLNEGVKPGQSTVFSSTSGSSDNDTTSYSADMRKFRKVVMDNSQEYESSEYGHTSEYGLNPSSSSSEATTKSGMASIRHSP